From Aristaeella lactis, the proteins below share one genomic window:
- a CDS encoding sensor histidine kinase: MEMDTGRQPKRRLFGSVRQSLRAQIGLIVLLSYLIPVVLLGVFTGGFLMKKLENQTRAAITSGAEQAWTLTEQKIQRTLDLARDATYDGELMDSWQKWKDGSVGDNEYMRLGRSYLERKYSREPLLSFVACFPVEKPDMRMYLRNGAMENTGELQALCETVLAMGEELDTRCRFIRFGDNIYLVRNLLNLRMERFGMLILGINEESVFRPLTELGQEWDAQVAVRLDDCGDPETEWVDLGSGLTDDRKEKLYYTRLSGDIENGLNVQLTMDRRKQYSEVYSFQMLLLVMALLLLPIMILIGVYLSRRIVKPLTLLSAASRRIEEGKLGATVPLNGEDELGRLGRSFSQMSLRLKELIDKTYKEEIELKNAQILALQSRINPHFINNALEDINWTARMEGSENISSMVTSLSVLLNATMAREDRRLVTLREEMEVAEAYIYFIEQRFGTDLTVNREIEEKAMDGILPLLTIQPLLENAVEHGIAPAGGGVITIRCSLNDACMHVEIINTGRETGKEDRERIEAALHGQPTGKHLGLANIVNRLRLIYGESVTIRVDTDTPGQTTVSIVIPREIH; encoded by the coding sequence ATGGAAATGGATACGGGCAGACAACCGAAGAGACGCCTGTTTGGCAGCGTGCGGCAGTCACTGCGCGCGCAGATAGGCCTGATTGTGCTGCTCAGCTATCTGATTCCCGTGGTCCTGCTGGGTGTTTTTACGGGCGGCTTCCTGATGAAGAAGCTGGAGAACCAGACGCGGGCGGCAATCACCTCCGGCGCTGAACAGGCCTGGACGCTGACGGAACAGAAGATTCAGCGGACACTGGATCTGGCCCGTGACGCCACCTATGACGGGGAACTGATGGACTCCTGGCAGAAATGGAAAGACGGGAGTGTCGGGGACAACGAGTATATGCGGCTGGGGCGAAGCTACCTGGAACGGAAATACAGCCGGGAGCCGCTGCTGTCTTTTGTGGCCTGTTTCCCGGTGGAAAAGCCGGATATGCGGATGTATCTCCGGAACGGGGCCATGGAGAATACCGGCGAACTGCAGGCGCTCTGTGAAACTGTTCTGGCCATGGGAGAAGAACTGGATACCCGCTGCCGCTTTATCCGGTTCGGGGATAACATCTACCTGGTGCGGAACCTGCTGAACCTGCGGATGGAACGCTTCGGTATGCTGATCCTGGGGATCAACGAGGAAAGCGTTTTCCGGCCCCTGACGGAACTGGGACAGGAATGGGACGCGCAGGTGGCGGTCCGCCTGGATGACTGCGGTGATCCGGAAACCGAATGGGTGGACCTGGGATCGGGCCTGACGGATGACCGGAAAGAAAAACTGTATTATACCCGCCTGTCCGGAGATATCGAAAACGGACTGAACGTGCAGCTGACCATGGACCGCAGGAAGCAGTACAGCGAAGTTTATTCCTTCCAGATGCTGCTGCTGGTGATGGCCCTGCTGCTGCTTCCCATCATGATCCTGATCGGCGTTTACCTGAGCAGGCGTATCGTGAAGCCGCTGACACTTCTGTCAGCGGCCAGCCGTCGTATTGAAGAAGGCAAGCTCGGCGCGACTGTTCCCCTGAATGGGGAGGATGAACTGGGCCGCCTGGGCAGGTCCTTCTCCCAGATGTCCCTGCGGCTGAAGGAACTGATCGACAAAACCTACAAGGAAGAAATCGAACTGAAGAATGCGCAGATCCTGGCGCTTCAGAGCCGGATCAATCCGCATTTCATCAACAACGCCCTGGAGGACATCAACTGGACGGCCAGGATGGAGGGTTCGGAGAATATCTCCTCCATGGTGACCTCCCTGTCCGTGCTGCTGAACGCCACCATGGCCCGGGAGGACAGGCGTCTGGTTACCCTGCGGGAAGAGATGGAAGTGGCGGAAGCATATATCTATTTTATTGAGCAACGCTTCGGTACGGACCTGACCGTGAACCGTGAGATCGAGGAAAAGGCCATGGACGGCATCCTGCCGCTGCTGACGATCCAGCCGCTGCTGGAGAACGCCGTGGAGCACGGCATTGCCCCGGCGGGAGGCGGCGTGATCACCATCCGCTGCTCGCTGAACGACGCGTGCATGCATGTTGAGATCATCAATACAGGCCGGGAAACCGGTAAGGAAGACCGGGAACGGATCGAGGCAGCCCTGCACGGGCAGCCCACCGGGAAACATCTTGGCCTGGCCAATATCGTGAACAGGCTGCGCCTGATCTACGGGGAATCGGTAACGATCCGCGTGGATACGGACACACCCGGACAGACCACGGTGTCTATCGTGATCCCCCGGGAAATTCACTGA
- a CDS encoding phosphoglucomutase/phosphomannomutase family protein, which translates to MIKFGTGGWRAIIGDGFTKANIRLVAAAVARRMKREGVAEEGICVGYDRRFLSKEALIWFCEVLAGEGIKVFFVNMSCPTPQIMFTVKEKKLPYGAMVTASHNPATWNGIKLFTFGGRDAAQDVTEAIQEEANSIAEADVRAMDFEEAKAEGIIAIIDPRDAYLDSILNQVNTEAIRKRRLRIVLDPMFGVSLTGLQTILYTCRCDVDVINDRHDAFFGRHLPAPNPDTLVDLQYAVKEHKADVGIATDGDADRLGIIDENGRYVTANETLALLYYYLLEYKGWKGAAVRNIATTHLLDRIAEAHGEKCVEVPVGFKHISAGMEKYDALIGGESSGGLTVRGHISGKDGLYAASLLVEMLSVSGRKLSELVQDLYEKYGEMHTAEYDWALTEESREEIARKIMEEKQLPVFDKKVEKVSYMDGCKVYLENGWVIVRFSGTEPRVRIFAEAETEEKAKQTVKQMADFVGLPWQE; encoded by the coding sequence ATGATTAAGTTCGGTACAGGCGGATGGCGCGCAATCATCGGGGACGGTTTTACCAAGGCAAATATCCGGCTGGTCGCCGCGGCGGTGGCCCGCAGAATGAAGCGGGAAGGCGTCGCGGAGGAAGGCATCTGCGTAGGCTATGACCGGCGGTTCCTGAGCAAGGAAGCGCTGATCTGGTTCTGCGAGGTGCTGGCAGGCGAGGGGATCAAGGTGTTCTTTGTGAACATGAGCTGCCCGACGCCCCAGATTATGTTTACCGTAAAAGAAAAGAAGCTGCCCTACGGCGCGATGGTGACCGCGAGTCACAATCCCGCGACGTGGAACGGCATCAAGCTCTTCACCTTCGGCGGCCGGGATGCCGCGCAGGACGTGACGGAAGCCATCCAGGAAGAAGCGAACAGCATCGCGGAGGCGGATGTCCGGGCCATGGATTTCGAGGAAGCGAAGGCGGAGGGGATCATCGCGATCATCGATCCGCGGGACGCTTACCTGGACTCCATCCTGAACCAGGTGAATACGGAAGCGATCCGGAAACGGCGTCTCCGGATCGTGCTGGACCCGATGTTCGGCGTCAGCCTGACGGGCCTGCAGACGATCCTGTACACCTGCCGCTGCGACGTGGACGTGATCAACGACCGGCATGACGCGTTCTTCGGCCGGCACCTGCCGGCTCCGAACCCGGACACGCTGGTGGATCTGCAGTACGCGGTGAAGGAACACAAGGCGGACGTGGGTATCGCCACCGACGGTGACGCGGACCGCCTGGGCATTATTGATGAAAACGGCCGGTATGTGACCGCAAACGAGACCCTGGCCCTGCTGTATTACTACCTGCTGGAGTATAAAGGATGGAAAGGCGCCGCGGTGCGGAACATTGCCACTACCCACCTGCTGGACCGGATCGCGGAAGCGCACGGGGAAAAGTGCGTGGAAGTGCCGGTTGGCTTCAAGCATATCTCCGCGGGCATGGAAAAATATGATGCCCTGATCGGCGGAGAATCCTCCGGCGGCCTGACGGTCCGGGGACATATCTCCGGCAAGGACGGCCTGTATGCCGCCAGCCTGCTGGTGGAAATGCTTTCCGTGAGCGGCAGGAAACTCAGCGAGCTGGTGCAGGACCTGTATGAAAAATACGGCGAAATGCACACGGCGGAATATGACTGGGCCCTGACCGAAGAAAGCCGGGAGGAGATCGCCCGGAAGATCATGGAAGAGAAACAGCTGCCCGTTTTCGACAAAAAGGTGGAAAAGGTCAGCTATATGGACGGCTGCAAGGTCTACCTGGAAAACGGCTGGGTGATCGTCCGCTTCTCCGGAACTGAACCCAGGGTCCGGATCTTCGCCGAAGCGGAGACAGAGGAAAAGGCAAAGCAGACCGTGAAACAGATGGCGGATTTCGTCGGACTGCCCTGGCAGGAATGA